Genomic segment of Anopheles darlingi chromosome X, idAnoDarlMG_H_01, whole genome shotgun sequence:
GTATTCTCCCGGATTTCCGACAATAAGGTAGCAGTACACTGTAGAAGATGGTTATTGCCTCGCAAGGGATTGTTTGCTACTTCATCCAACGTATTCATCAGAGTTGTCAATAGCACGTGAGTTGCAGTTACATTCGCCGTAACTGCTTGCGTTCGTGTTTTTAGCAACTCAACCTGTTTTGACGCCACCGTTGCCTGCAAAGTACTCTCTTGTGGTATCGGAAGCAGATTGGACTTCATCTCCTTCGACAGCTGCTTGAGGAAGATTGTAGCCTTGTAGAGGGTAATGCGTGCCTTTCCTAGATCAGAGCCGCTGGCAATAGCTAGCCCCATCCGGTACAAGCACATCGACTGGAGATACAGCAATACTTTTCGTTGCTTctgaattgaaaacaaaagagagagagagagaaataatacAATTTAATATGCAATGTAAAAGTTTCATTTTCGCTAGAAGTTACCTTTGCATTTAGGAACAGCTGCTCGGGTTCATTTTCGACAGTTGATTGGTCGCAAAAATATTCGCGTGCCTCCAGCAGGCCATACATATGATCGTACTCTTTGGCGAGATCTGTGTAGGACTCGAGCGATTTGCCCAAATCATACAGATGTTCAACGACGTCTcgcataccacacacacaaatgctcAACGCGCGAGATGCAGCCGTGCTAAAATATCATCAATGAAATATTTAGTCAAATGATCCCGGATACGCATTGAGTTCACAGCCGAAAGACATACCGAAGCAGCTCGTTCTCGTACGAACTCATCTCGTCAAAGTGTATGAAAACCTGGTCTGCTGCTACGTGAAACATATCGATCCCACAGAGAAAAGAAACCACCGCAGTAATATTCGTATTGAACTTGCGATTGTAATAACCGGTGCCGGCTATTATCGGTACAGCAAGCCCTGCGACGGCGATTAATCTGCGAACGAAAAATCACAATAGCATGGATTAGATAGTGCTGGGGCATGTTTTGGTCTTCGCAGTACTATCTACCTTGAACGGCTGCAACCGAGCAAGCTGGGTATGATCATACCGGCACAACCGGCGGCGGTAACCACCGAGAAACAGTATCTTTGCAACCAGTATGATGAATCCGGGACTTCGGGCATCTTTTTCACAATACTTTCCAGTACGGCCTGGTGCTCTGAGAGTAGCCGCTCAGAGATACATATATCCAGTAAAGCCGTGCGCTTGTAAACTTCTTTGTAAAACGCCATTTTACGCCAATTTACCGGCCGATCGAACTGCTGTTGAACCAAATATTTAACTCGCAGCTCATGTCAAGTGACATCTAAACGTAGCAGCTGCTAGATGGGCAATCGTTACTGAAGAGGTGGTGCTACATGAGCCGTAAATTTATgcgtaaatttacacattaatgccaaaacgattacgcttcgtgtggcaggggtaaacacccgaaaatttatatcgaaatgtcaaacgtattgtttagatctgtgttttggccgcagAAGGtaatttccgaataaattttgcagtttttaacgattttgttgctgttgctgttatatttatattaaaaatgcaacaacaatacaaaaaggacctacattttcgtaaataaagcgtttgatagcgtcaagggttcagcgaaaatgtccgcggacgtataaaaatttgacagcgtgtaaagccgtggccacacggggcgaaaactctagcgtaaacgaaaaaattaatagccgtggccacacggggcgaaaactctagcgcaaacgaaaaaattaatgccaaaacatttacgcttgccgtttacatgctgtcaaacgattataggtccgtggagcgtaaaacctagagtaaaagctgtttgcaaatggaagggctcgcaatatgttctatttgtggtttacattgatagatagtgatcattgctagtgtgttcaatccttttcttccacaaaacgattttaatttcctcaacccggccacgtaaacatatcgaagcgtaaacgatttggcattaatttgtaaatttgcgcgcaaattttcgctccgtgtggccacggctaatgccaaaacttttgcgcttcgatatgtttacatggccgggttgaggaaattaaaatcgtttttttgaagaaaaggattgaatacactagcaatgatcactcactgtcgatgtaaaccacaaaaagaacatattgtgagccctaccgtttgcaaaaagcttttacgctaggttttacgctccacggaccaataatcgtttgacagcatgtaaacggcaagcgtaaacattttggcattaatgtgcaaatttgcgcgcaaattttcgccccgtgtggccacggcttaagagttaaacgaaaccgttttggcacaaggtactttaaaaagacaggtagcttcttaaccgctttgacaggtcaccattttgaatttgtttgacattcatagcagggcgcttttatcaacaaaaccacgtgagtttcaagaagaagaagaagaagaagatgtgggcaagtttggtggttttatcaggaaaagtacctgatttcactctttttcggatgtttaaatgattcatctctctatttaagatcattcgagcgaccgagttgtgttttacagcgagtgagcacggtccaggaacgctagctagctcttgttctaggccgggtggcaagacctacggaccgataccatattgaaacactaggaagaattttgggaatatttgcataaacttcaactttcgtgccacttttcgtgaattttaactgtcgtaataccacggaaaagcgaaaacacctccgaaaagagcgttcccgaagtaaacatcccaccatcccgtgaatgtcaaactctgaagttttttctaaaatacgatcggggatttgttctggataaagctacctgtctctttaaagtaccttgttttggcattaattttttcgtttacgctagagtttacgccccgtctggcaccgcctaaGCAGTGAAAGGTGCTTTCGATATGTGGGCGTTTTACGAGCGTTTTTTTACGCAACTCTGTTTTCGACACAAAAAAACTCgtttgtatcacatcaaaacaTATGAAAGTGTTCACAAATCGCACCACATAGCTACCGCTGCCGCAAGTAACGCATCCTATGTGTGGTACCCTTAAGAGCTGTCACgctgtttcttcttttgcttgttTATAGAACATATCTGGAGCGCGTGCGTATTTGCCATAATGGTAAAGTGCGTTCACATCAGGGCTCATCAGCACTCTCATGCTCTTATTACAACACGGAACAATGATTTAATGATAGGGAAGGTTGATAACgttttttacaaaacaaaatggaaacatatGTCCACCCCCTTGCTGGACGGTTTGCACGACTTTCACACTGTGATTCATTATGGCAGCGAGCTCTCCGTCTAAAAGCTCTCTCAAGTTACCCTTCAGCAACGGCGTCTGCGGGGTTTTATAGTTACATTATGGCAAGTAGCAAACCTGAAAGGAAGATTGGCATTCTCCATTggtgttgtttcttttctgtGTTGTTTCGATCGTATTagctgtgtgttttgtgcatGTTTTGAAGTGACCATTAGGCAATTTGTTCTACTTTGTCTGGCTGCGTTCTTCCCACTGATCGCATTATTGGTGGTTCGGGGCTCTCCGCATTTTTGGCACTTCGATCAACAACTTCCTCGCCATCAGGCAACATCGTTCAGCCACAAGGTGGAGCAGGGAGCAGCGAGCGGAGAGCAGCACGGTGTCGATCGCGTCTGCCTTAGGTGTCGTCGGTGAGGACGATTGGTTGATGAAAACAactccctttcccctcccgatcggacggcgacgacgacgacgacgacaaaacatTAACCATGAACGGCGCAATGGTGGTTTGCGTCGCGTGTGCCCAGCCGACCTCGGCGATCATCTAGAGAATTCAGGTTTGAGATAGCGCGAGACCGGCCCGGACCGTCCCTCCATCCCCTGGTTACCCTGTGCGTCGGTTGTTGGATGCTGTGGATGTGCCTGCGAAACGCGCGTTACAGGCGATCAAAATAGACGAGTGGGCAAGGGAGTGGAAGGAAGTTATGAGGATAGAAATAGCGGGCGGACTGGCGGACGGAACAAGGGCGAGCGACGAAAGcatgcagcagtagcgcgCTATACCCAATCGGAGCGATATTAAAAACCGCATAAAATAACAgcggccacacaaacacatatacgcacgcacgcccaCACGAGTGTAAGCATACATACAAGCGCCACGGTACGCAACCGTTCCGGGTCGCACTTTAACGACTTCAAGATGCGTGGATT
This window contains:
- the LOC125951950 gene encoding uncharacterized protein LOC125951950 is translated as MAFYKEVYKRTALLDICISERLLSEHQAVLESIVKKMPEVPDSSYWLQRYCFSVVTAAGCAGMIIPSLLGCSRSRLIAVAGLAVPIIAGTGYYNRKFNTNITAVVSFLCGIDMFHVAADQVFIHFDEMSSYENELLRTAASRALSICVCGMRDVVEHLYDLGKSLESYTDLAKEYDHMYGLLEAREYFCDQSTVENEPEQLFLNAKKQRKVLLYLQSMCLYRMGLAIASGSDLGKARITLYKATIFLKQLSKEMKSNLLPIPQESTLQATVASKQVELLKTRTQAVTANVTATHVLLTTLMNTLDEVANNPLRGNNHLLQCTATLLSEIRENTEHRLQTIADMESDVARLFVPKKSHAANTTEQRIIDFEEGIEYEITIDGSVPDTMPAEDEFFLHTASALDSASPAGVDTEHDNEEPPAEPVDRSTKRNYRKVLNQLHDKLKPIKQEFKKREQRALQRKGITTVLDHVAEDEEENDGSDSDTITISSLSSDDEYVACKPTNYQQRYNDAKEELATKPQINLFPDGCAPIVSTGEEDILE